The DNA sequence CATTGATTGCCTACTAGTCACTATAAGGAGAAGATATTTACCCAGGACTCAACTATGAATAAGATGTGCCCCTAACTTTTTAGACTATGCTTTATAAAGTATTGTGAATATCTGTATCTCACATTAAAATCCCCTTGAGAGGAATGCAAAGTTGGGTGGGAACACAGAGGCAAGACAGAGCACTTCCTTCCAAGGAACCAAAAGAAGATGATAAGATAAAGAGGTAAAATTAGAATGTGGCCATGTCCACAAGGATGGGTGCAAAACGGCCATTCCATCAGAAGGCACACAGTGAGGAAAGGCAGGGAGGTTCATGAGATATAGGAGGAGCCCTGAGTGTTGAAGATGGGGGGAGTGAGGGGGGGTAAGGGGCGCTGTGAAAGAGAAGGAGTTAGAAGTAAGACGTGGGCTGGATCACATGGTACAAGTACGTCTATGTCCTGCTCAGGAGTCTAGAGATGTGTCCAAGGCAAGACAAAGTACCAGGCAGTTGTGGGCAGGGTGTGATGGAATTAGAGTAATTCTCCTGGACCTGCCAGGGGCCTCACATGGATTTGAATGCAAAGAGAGATGGAATGATTGGTGGGAGGCTTCTGTCTTCTGAGACGCATTGAGGCAGTGGTAGCAGGAATGGAAAAAATAGACAAATGCCCTACTGCatagatggggggtggggggagaaggaaGGCAAAAATGTACCCAGAGTTTAGAATCTCACTTAGAGCTAAAGACATGGTTCCCTGGTTAAGGGCGCTTCCTAACTCTTCCTAGCAGCTTACAaatggctgtaactccagcttcagggggtcctctgctggcctccaccgGCACCCACAcccatatgtgcatacatacaaaaataaataaaactttttttaaaaaattcaactttggagccgggcagtggtggcgcacgcctttaatcccagcacttgggaggcagagccaggcggatctctgtgagttcgaggccagcctgggctacagagtgagttccaggaaaggcgcaaagctacacaaagaaaccctgtctcgaaaaaccaaaaaaattcaaCTTTGGGATAACAAACCATACCCAGAGAGAGCCAGAGAAGGCAAGCAAAATGGTGGACTAAAGTGGTGTGATGGTTAACTTGATTTGCTGACTTAACACAAGCTAGGATCACATAGCACAAGGATCTCAATAAGGGACAGGCTGTATTgggttggcctgtgagcatgtctgtgggggattgccTTCACTGATATGAGAagacccagcctactgtgggcagcaccattcccttggCAGGGGCTCCTGAACTATGCAAGAGTTGAGCACAAGCAAGCACGTAAGCCTGCAAGCATTCATGTCTCCTTtcttttgactgtggatgtgatatgaccagTTGTCTCAAGTTCCTGAGGCTCTGACTTCCCTGCAATGATGGACGGTAACCTGGAATCGTacacaaaccctttctcccctaagttgcttttggtcaggatgttttatcacagcagcagaaacaaaagtaCAGCATGTGGGGAGAATATAACACATGAGAATGAAATTCACTTGCTGGTATCAAAGACCTAGAGGTAACAGGGAGCCATTGAAACAGAGATTTGGTGATCCACAAGTGAGTTCAGGGCTGCTGGTGTCCGTCACAGCTCGAGGGTCTTCTGTCTTTACATTCTGCCAGAATATTGTCCCCATGCTCATTTGGCTTCTAGCACAGGACACAAGCTTGTGGTTTCAGGACAGCAGCAGAAGGACAGCCCAAAGTGCCCACCTTGCAGACAATGCTGAAGGAaagtgagggaggagggaaagggtgCTCCTTCCTGCCAAGTCAGCCCCAAGCTCATTGCAGGCCCCAACCAGTCACTTTCATGCTTACCAGCCACCTCTGACTacagggaggtggggagatgcACTATCGCCTTCGGGAAGGAATCTGGCGTTATGTTCTAGGgaagagagatggctctgggtgGGCGGTGGACAGCCTGTGTACCGCAAGGAGTCCAGGGAGCCAGGCAAGAGTGCCACAGTTTGATGGGGGGCTCCTGAAACACCCTTCACCACAATGGCAAGGTCAAGGGGAAGGGAGACTTTCTTCTGAGTAAGGCTGGGAATATGACAAGAGCCAGGTGTAGCCGgaaatttctctggtcctgccttgcccagcagtccagacgaatctctcccacctgcggtCCCACAgccgtttataaaataatcaatcagaggcttatattaactacagACTtcatggcctatggcttcagcttcttgctagctagctctttcatcttaaattaactcatttctataaatctatatgttgccatgtggccgtggcattaccggtcttCTGACATcctgttgctccttgggcggtaGGTCCGAGTCTCCCCCGACTCCACTCTTCTTAGTCTCTTCAATTTggatgtaccacctaaccttatcctgccctgccctaggccaatgcagctttatttattatccagtgggagccacacatattcacagcagacagaaagacatcccacagcagtcagggGTGAAGCCAAAATGCACAtagtaagaaaagtcagtagAGACTTCCAGGAAACCCAAACAGAGATAGAAGCGCAGGACCAAGGTCAGGACCAGCATGAGGGTGCTGGTAAGATGGCATGGTCCAACTGCTGGTCTTCACTAGAGGATGTGGTGCTTGGGGAGGCTGGCCAGCAGCAGAGAGTTCCTGGGGCACTGCCTGGCTTGTATCTAAGAAGATACAGGTCCAGTAGATTGCAGGTTTAGCTCCACATGCCCAGCCTGCCTACATCCGGAGTCTCTTGGACATCACTTGCTATAAAGGATGTACAAATAGGAGTAACTAGAATAAACAGAATGAAAATTAGTCACCATAGCGTTAGTCTTTACACGGTGGCTTTGGTTTAGTTCCCATTTGGTTGTGTACACAGCTGTGTGGTATAGGTGAATGTCTGCACactgtgtgcatctgtgtcttcctctgtcactctctaccttgTTTCATGAGACAGTCTCTCTCAGGGCATCCAGAGCTCATCAGCTGATTAGAATGGCTGACTGTGGAGCTCCAGGGAgctgcctgtctccaccctcccacccctcacTCTAGGGTTATAAAcaagtaccaccatgcccagctttcacatgggtgctggggaactgaactcaggtcctcatgctcgcagagcaggcattttaccaaccaagccatctccccagttaaAGAATGACCTTCAAATACGCCTGCAGATGTAATCCCATGCTTCCCCTGTTTCTGTAACCAGTCTGTCCTTCCCGGGCCCAATGGGAGAAATAGAATTCTTCTTCTACCTGAGTGACACTCATGAGCTATGCTAGGCTCCAAAAGCCTAAGGCTATAGCAGGGTATAATTTGGAATGCCTCCATTCTGTGTTAACTTGCAGGACTGCCTGAAGATAAATGAACCACAGTTCTGAACCCTGGTTTCTTTGTTGGTTAGATAATGGAGCAGAGTCAGGGGGTTCTCTGTTTCCAACTCTGAAACTGTGCaaatttgggggagggaggggaactatATGTAAAAGTGCTGCACAAAGGTTGGGGAGATGACTCATCAATagtactggatagttttatgtcaccttggcacaagctaaagtcatcttgagaggagggaacctcagttaagaaaatgcctccataagatcaggctgtaggcaagcctgtgggccattttcttaattagtgattgttgtggaagggcccagcccattatgggtggtatcatccctgggctgatggtcctaagttctttaagaaagcaggtagagcaagctatgaggaacaatccagtaagcagcactcctccatggcctcggcatcagcgcctgcctccatgttcctggcctgtttgagttcctgtcctgacttccttcaaggatagactgtgatgtggaagtgtaaaaccaaataaaccctttcctctccaagttgctttggtcatggtgtttcatcacagcaatagtaaccctaaccaagacatcAGTAAAAGGCTTGCTACACAGGCATGAGGATCTGTGTTCGAAtcctagcacccacgtaaaaGTCAAGCATGGAGGCACATACtcgtgatcccagcactagggaagcagaaacaggagggtccctgaggcttgctgaccagccgGTATAGCCCAACTGGCTCAGGTCATCCAGGTCAATAAGAGACCCtagctcaaaaaaataaagtggaagggccagtgagatggttcggagggtaaaggtgcttctACTCAAATCcagtgacctgaatttgattcctggaagccacataaaggtagaaggagactCCACATAagtgtcccctgacctccacactcgcacacaataataataataattattattattattattaatatataataattactatataataatataatatattattattattataaaagaaaattatattgaaaatcaagcagagagtgatagagaaagaaaatcattgtCGACCTCTGGTatgcgcacacacgtgcacatacatacatgtgcactccCACGCATACATAAACCGCTGCGCAATACTTGAGAACTAGCACTTCAGAAGCACGTGACTCGGAACAGCTTTAGACGATTCTCTGTCTTGGCTCATCCCTGGCTTTgtccccttttctctccctcccacccgtGTCTTTGCAGGTGTGCATCCTCCAGTGTGAAGAAAAGGTCTTGCCCAGTCCTCTCTGGACTGCATGCGCCAAAGTCATGACCAGCGGCTCTGGGCAGCTCAGCCCTGCTGACCCAGAGCTCGTGTCAGCGGCTCTTTACCAGCCAAAAGCCTCGGAGATGCAGCACTTGAAGCGAATGCCCCGGGTCAGGAGCTTGGTGCAAGCGACAGATACAGAACCCAGCACAGATGATGCCGAGCAGGTGGAGCAGAAGCAGCTGCAGAAGAGGTTTGGGGGCTTCACTGGGGCCCGGAAGTCAGCCCGGAAGTTGGCCAACCAGAAGAGGTTCAGTGAGTTTATGAGGCAGTACCTGGTCCTGAGCATGCAATCCAGCCAGCGCCGGCGCACTCTGCACCAGAATGGTAATGTGTAGCCAGAAGGAGCCCCTCCCAGCTGCACCGGCCACTGCAACCCATGAGTGAGTTGGGCGCCAATTAGCAGGGGGCAAGAAGTGACCTCATATACCCAGCTGTCCCAGGCCTAAAAACGTATTGGCcagccccaaacacacacatacacacacacacatacacacacacatacacaccacacacacacacacacacacacacacacacacacacacacataccacaccacccaatccctctccctttcccccccacaccccccaggTCTCAAGGactccagccctcaggaggcttgATTGGTGAAGAAATTCACATCTCTGCCTCCTACCAATTTCTCCAGGGAGAAAGATTTTTCCCACCGTTCTCCTTGAGGCTGACCACTCCCATTTAGAGACTGGTTACCATGGGGATAATAGTAGTATGTTAAGATAACTAATTCCTCTATAGCTCTCCAGGAGCTTAGTTACTATGGGGACAGTTAAGTGGACCAATTCTAACAGCCAGTTACCATAGCAACCATTCAGCTCACCTTTCCTCAGAGACTTCATCTGCAAAAAAAACCAATAGCCAGCTCTCCTCTTAGCCATTTGCAAAAGGCTGATTACCGCTCTACTTCAAAGACAGTTTATCCATTTCACCCTACATCTCAAGGTGGCTAAACTCCATGGAAACCATTAATATTTCCCATTTCCCCCTGCCAAAGACTTTTTGTTGGGACCCAGAGTTGTGCTTTTTGCTCTTATTTTTCTTCCACTAACAATTAGGTCATCCTCACACTTTTCCAAGGAAAGACCAATTCTTTATCATTAATGGCATCCTTGCTGAACCAGGCCTCCAGAATCTGATCCAATGGAGCTAAGTAGGTTTTAGAATATGTACTAAGGAAGAATGAGTCCTTTTTCTtcggtttc is a window from the Peromyscus eremicus chromosome 9, PerEre_H2_v1, whole genome shotgun sequence genome containing:
- the Pnoc gene encoding prepronociceptin — its product is MKILFSDVLLLSLLSSVFSSCPRDCLTCQQKLRPDPDSFNLKVCILQCEEKVLPSPLWTACAKVMTSGSGQLSPADPELVSAALYQPKASEMQHLKRMPRVRSLVQATDTEPSTDDAEQVEQKQLQKRFGGFTGARKSARKLANQKRFSEFMRQYLVLSMQSSQRRRTLHQNGIQVIPRTACVHAQTCRPGIRIPSSLRH